From a region of the Kaistia sp. 32K genome:
- the rpsP gene encoding 30S ribosomal protein S16 produces the protein MSLKIRLSRGGAKKRPFYRIVVTDARSPRDGRFIERIGSFDPMLAKDAANRVVLDLDRAKHWLSVGAQATDRVARFLSDAGLVKRDARNNPEKALPGKKAQERAAEKAKKAEAAAAAAAE, from the coding sequence ATGTCCCTCAAGATCCGTCTTTCCCGCGGTGGTGCCAAGAAGCGTCCGTTCTACCGCATCGTCGTCACCGACGCCCGTTCGCCGCGCGACGGCCGCTTCATCGAGCGTATCGGCTCGTTCGACCCGATGCTCGCCAAGGACGCCGCCAACCGCGTCGTGCTCGACCTCGACCGCGCCAAGCATTGGCTGTCGGTCGGCGCCCAGGCGACCGATCGCGTCGCCCGCTTCCTGAGCGATGCCGGCCTCGTCAAGCGCGACGCCCGCAACAACCCGGAGAAGGCTCTGCCGGGCAAGAAGGCCCAGGAGCGCGCCGCCGAGAAGGCCAAGAAGGCCGAGGCAGCCGCCGCAGCCGCCGCCGAGTAA
- the ffh gene encoding signal recognition particle protein — protein sequence MFNNLSERLSGIFDKLTRRGALTEADVNEAMREVRRALIEADVALDVVRSFTDKVRSRAVGADVIRSVTPGQMVVKIVHDQLVEMLGAEAEPIDLNAAAPVAIMMVGLQGSGKTTSTAKIARRLTQQQKRKVLMASLDVRRPAAQEQLRVLGEQNGIDTLPIVAGQSPTEIATRTLQAARLGGYDVVILDTAGRTHIDEPLMVEMADIKAIAKPHEILLVADSLTGQDAVNLARSFDERVGITGIVLTRADGDGRGGAALSMRAVTGKPIKLIGTGEKAEDLEDFHPGRIANRILGMGDIVSLVEKAAQNIDLEEAAKAAEKMRKGIFDLDDLANQLRQMEKIGGMSGMLGMLPGVGKIKKQIEGANLDDGMIKRQVAIISSMTKAERRNPDILKASRKKRIAAGSGVRVEDVNRLLKMHRQMADMMKAMGKQKGGGMLGKMMGALGGGMGGGMGGLGGGMPPGGMPNIDPAQLEKLAKQMGGGGLPGIPGLGGKLPGLGGGFPGLPGKKK from the coding sequence ATGTTCAATAATCTGTCCGAGCGCCTCTCCGGCATCTTCGACAAGCTCACCCGCCGCGGTGCGCTGACGGAGGCCGACGTCAACGAAGCGATGCGCGAAGTCCGCCGCGCGCTGATCGAGGCGGACGTGGCGCTCGACGTCGTCCGCTCCTTCACCGACAAGGTCCGCTCGCGCGCCGTCGGCGCCGACGTCATCCGCTCGGTGACGCCTGGCCAGATGGTCGTCAAGATCGTCCACGACCAGCTGGTCGAGATGCTGGGCGCCGAGGCCGAGCCGATCGATTTGAACGCCGCTGCCCCGGTCGCCATCATGATGGTCGGCCTGCAGGGCTCGGGCAAGACGACCTCGACCGCCAAGATCGCCCGCCGCCTGACGCAGCAGCAGAAGCGCAAGGTGCTGATGGCGTCGCTCGACGTGCGCCGCCCCGCCGCGCAGGAACAGCTGCGCGTGCTCGGCGAGCAGAACGGCATCGACACGCTGCCGATCGTCGCCGGCCAGTCGCCGACCGAGATCGCGACGCGCACGCTGCAGGCCGCCCGCCTCGGCGGCTATGACGTCGTCATCCTCGACACCGCCGGCCGCACGCATATCGACGAGCCGCTGATGGTCGAGATGGCCGACATCAAGGCCATCGCCAAGCCGCACGAGATCCTGCTCGTCGCCGACAGCCTGACCGGCCAGGACGCGGTCAACCTCGCCCGCTCCTTCGACGAGCGCGTCGGCATCACCGGCATCGTGCTGACCCGCGCCGACGGCGACGGCCGCGGCGGCGCCGCGCTCTCGATGCGCGCCGTCACCGGCAAGCCGATCAAGCTGATCGGTACCGGCGAAAAGGCCGAGGATCTCGAGGATTTCCATCCCGGCCGCATCGCCAACCGCATCCTCGGCATGGGCGACATCGTCTCGCTCGTCGAGAAGGCGGCGCAGAACATCGATCTGGAGGAAGCCGCCAAGGCGGCCGAGAAGATGCGCAAGGGCATCTTCGACCTCGACGATCTCGCCAACCAGCTCCGCCAGATGGAGAAGATCGGCGGCATGTCCGGCATGCTCGGCATGCTGCCCGGCGTCGGCAAGATCAAGAAGCAGATCGAGGGCGCCAATCTCGACGACGGCATGATCAAGCGCCAGGTCGCCATCATCTCGTCGATGACCAAGGCCGAGCGCCGCAACCCCGACATCCTGAAGGCGAGCCGCAAGAAGCGCATCGCCGCCGGTTCCGGCGTCCGCGTCGAGGACGTCAACCGCCTGCTCAAGATGCATCGCCAGATGGCCGACATGATGAAGGCCATGGGCAAGCAGAAGGGCGGCGGCATGCTCGGCAAGATGATGGGCGCGCTCGGCGGCGGCATGGGTGGCGGCATGGGCGGCCTGGGCGGCGGCATGCCTCCCGGCGGCATGCCGAACATCGACCCGGCCCAGCTCGAGAAGCTCGCCAAGCAGATGGGCGGCGGCGGCCTGCCGGGCATCCCCGGCCTCGGCGGCAAGCTGCCCGGCCTCGGCGGCGGCTTCCCGGGCCTGCCCGGCAAGAAGAAATAG
- the trmD gene encoding tRNA (guanosine(37)-N1)-methyltransferase TrmD, with amino-acid sequence MFPGPLGQSLSGKAIADGKWSLDAVNIRDSATTKHRNVDDTPAGGGPGMVMRADIVARALDAAAPADDPRPRLLMSPRGKPLEQARVRELASGPGAVILCGRFEGVDERVIEARQLEEVSIGDYVLSGGELGAMVLLDAIVRLLPGVMGGAESGTEESFEGGLLEYPHYTRPREWEGRTIPDVLLSGDHAAIAKWRRLEAERITRERRPDLLADRADGRTAQEKRR; translated from the coding sequence ATGTTCCCCGGCCCGCTCGGCCAGTCGCTCTCCGGCAAGGCGATCGCCGACGGCAAATGGTCGCTCGACGCGGTCAACATCCGCGATTCGGCGACGACCAAGCACCGCAACGTCGACGACACGCCGGCCGGCGGCGGCCCCGGCATGGTGATGCGCGCCGACATTGTTGCGCGCGCACTCGACGCGGCGGCGCCCGCCGACGACCCGCGCCCCCGTCTTCTGATGAGCCCGCGCGGAAAACCGCTGGAGCAGGCGCGCGTCCGCGAACTCGCCTCCGGGCCCGGCGCGGTGATCCTCTGCGGCCGCTTCGAGGGCGTCGACGAGCGCGTCATCGAGGCGCGCCAGCTCGAGGAAGTCTCGATCGGCGATTATGTGCTGTCGGGCGGCGAGCTCGGCGCCATGGTGCTGCTCGACGCCATCGTCCGCCTGCTGCCGGGCGTGATGGGCGGCGCCGAATCGGGCACCGAGGAAAGTTTTGAAGGCGGCCTGCTCGAATATCCGCACTATACCCGCCCGCGCGAATGGGAAGGCCGCACCATCCCCGACGTGCTGCTCTCCGGCGACCACGCGGCGATCGCCAAATGGCGACGCCTTGAGGCCGAGCGCATCACGCGCGAGCGCCGGCCGGACCTTCTGGCGGATCGAGCCGACGGCCGGACCGCGCAAGAAAAGCGCCGCTGA
- a CDS encoding YkvA family protein, giving the protein MKGVKFGDILGPESDAGDDSARAEQVRRGFWKTFRRAARHIPFAEDVAAAYFCAFDTNTPLRVRATLIGALAYFVLPVDAVPDFLVGIGFADDATVLMTALTLLRGHLKPVHYEAARHALNGDKGA; this is encoded by the coding sequence ATGAAGGGCGTCAAGTTCGGCGACATTCTGGGTCCGGAAAGCGATGCCGGCGACGATTCGGCGCGGGCCGAGCAGGTCCGCCGGGGCTTCTGGAAGACATTCCGTCGCGCCGCCCGGCACATTCCCTTCGCCGAGGACGTCGCGGCCGCCTATTTCTGCGCCTTCGACACCAACACGCCGCTCAGGGTCCGGGCGACGCTGATCGGCGCCCTCGCCTATTTCGTCCTGCCCGTCGACGCCGTCCCCGACTTTCTGGTCGGCATCGGCTTCGCGGACGATGCGACCGTGCTGATGACGGCCCTGACGCTGCTGCGCGGCCACCTGAAGCCGGTCCACTACGAGGCCGCCAGACACGCCCTGAACGGCGACAAGGGCGCCTGA
- the rimM gene encoding ribosome maturation factor RimM (Essential for efficient processing of 16S rRNA), translating to MPAPDADKVLLGQFGAAHGIRGEIKLHSYTEEPLGIADYGPFTLDDGRVIEITSVRIQGENVIARVEGIGDRDAAETLRNRKLFVGRDALPELEEEDDFYHADLVGLTLELADGTPYGTIASVQNFGAGDLIEIEPAPGARTFYLPFTRAIVPTVDIKSGKAVVVPPPETEARPEDGEDEA from the coding sequence ATGCCCGCTCCGGACGCAGACAAGGTTCTCCTCGGCCAGTTCGGTGCCGCCCACGGCATCCGTGGCGAGATCAAGCTCCACTCCTATACCGAGGAGCCGCTCGGCATCGCCGATTACGGCCCGTTCACGCTGGATGACGGCCGCGTCATCGAGATCACCAGCGTCCGCATCCAGGGCGAGAACGTCATCGCCCGCGTCGAGGGCATCGGCGACCGCGACGCCGCCGAGACGCTGCGCAACCGCAAGCTCTTCGTCGGCCGCGACGCCCTGCCGGAGCTCGAGGAAGAGGACGATTTCTACCACGCCGACCTCGTCGGCCTGACGCTTGAGCTCGCTGACGGCACGCCCTACGGCACCATCGCCTCGGTGCAGAATTTCGGCGCCGGCGACCTGATCGAGATCGAGCCCGCGCCGGGCGCCCGCACTTTCTACCTGCCGTTCACCCGTGCCATCGTGCCGACCGTCGACATTAAGTCCGGGAAGGCCGTCGTCGTGCCCCCGCCCGAGACCGAGGCGCGCCCCGAGGACGGCGAGGACGAGGCGTGA
- a CDS encoding invasion associated locus B family protein, translating into MNGTRIAAAALLTSAFFGGFAGEASAQTPNRVGTFKDWSSYAYSESRGKVCYAASQPKSQAPQGLNRDPAYFMVTARPSENVRSEISIIIGYPFKEGSTVTVDVDGQKFTMFTKDDGAWVENAAQEAALIAAMKKGHSMSVSGTSRRGTQTTDTYSLAGISASLDALGKSCP; encoded by the coding sequence ATGAACGGAACAAGGATCGCAGCAGCGGCGCTCCTCACGAGTGCTTTCTTTGGCGGTTTCGCAGGCGAGGCTTCGGCCCAGACGCCGAACCGGGTAGGCACCTTCAAGGACTGGAGTTCCTACGCGTATTCCGAATCGCGCGGGAAGGTCTGCTATGCGGCCTCGCAGCCGAAATCCCAGGCGCCGCAAGGCCTCAACCGGGATCCGGCCTATTTCATGGTGACGGCCCGCCCGAGCGAGAATGTCCGCAGCGAGATCTCGATCATCATCGGCTATCCCTTCAAGGAAGGCTCGACGGTCACCGTCGACGTCGACGGCCAGAAGTTCACCATGTTCACCAAGGACGACGGCGCCTGGGTCGAGAACGCCGCCCAGGAAGCGGCGCTGATCGCCGCGATGAAGAAGGGCCACTCGATGTCGGTCTCCGGCACGTCGCGCCGCGGCACCCAGACGACCGACACCTATTCGCTCGCCGGCATCTCCGCCTCGCTCGACGCGCTCGGCAAGTCCTGCCCGTAG
- the phaR gene encoding polyhydroxyalkanoate synthesis repressor PhaR: protein MTKEKEPTTIKKYANRRLYNTGTSTYVTLEDLANMVKAGEDFVVFDAKSGEEITRSVLTQIIFEQENKGQNLLPITFLRQLIRFYGDSMQNLVPTYLDFSIDSLTRDQDKLRGQMANAFGPSAFTAIEETVRRNTEMFEQAMRMFLPFSGGRPDAPASPGQTTRPDARPEAKTERGDGDFDVLKRQLDEMQKKLEKLAEKG, encoded by the coding sequence ATGACCAAGGAAAAAGAACCGACGACGATCAAGAAATACGCCAATCGTCGCCTCTACAACACCGGAACCTCGACCTATGTGACGCTCGAGGACCTGGCGAACATGGTCAAGGCGGGCGAGGATTTCGTCGTGTTCGACGCGAAATCCGGCGAAGAGATCACGCGTTCGGTGCTGACCCAGATCATCTTCGAACAGGAGAACAAGGGACAGAACCTGCTGCCGATCACCTTCCTGCGGCAACTGATCCGGTTCTACGGCGATTCGATGCAGAATCTGGTGCCGACCTATCTCGATTTCTCGATCGACAGCCTGACGCGCGACCAGGACAAGCTGCGCGGCCAGATGGCGAACGCGTTCGGTCCGAGCGCCTTCACGGCGATCGAGGAGACGGTGCGGCGCAATACGGAAATGTTCGAGCAGGCGATGCGGATGTTCCTGCCGTTCAGCGGCGGCCGCCCCGATGCGCCGGCCTCGCCGGGCCAGACCACCCGGCCCGATGCCCGCCCCGAAGCGAAAACGGAACGCGGCGACGGCGATTTCGACGTGCTGAAGCGCCAGCTCGACGAAATGCAGAAGAAGCTCGAAAAGCTCGCCGAGAAGGGCTGA